From the genome of Dickeya aquatica, one region includes:
- the yeiB gene encoding DUF418 domain-containing protein YeiB has product MLDFARGLAMLGIVLMNIVSFGLPRAAYLNPAWQGLPSLADALSWALTDMIAQGKFLTLFALLFGAGLQLLLKRGKRWVHARLFWLMLFGLLHGIFLWEGDILLDYGLTGLVCYGLLRHAESTRMLLRTGIALYLIGLVMLVVLSLILSPDGGHFWQPDAADVMYETWWLTQGGPEAWLNRVSLLNESLLSLGIQYGWLLCGSMLIGAALMRSGWLRGQFSAPHYRFVAWALLVPALLINGTGVISQWLLQWDYRWCGLLLQIPREVGAPLQAMAYLALCYGYWSTLVNWRATRWIANVGRMALSSYLLQTVICTTVFNRLGWFMHLDRWQLLAMVPLVWVCNMLVAGIWLRYFRQGPLEWLWHWLTSCIAGPLMPPPSPR; this is encoded by the coding sequence ATGCTCGATTTTGCCCGAGGCCTTGCCATGCTGGGCATTGTACTAATGAATATCGTGTCATTTGGCCTGCCTCGTGCCGCTTATTTAAACCCCGCATGGCAGGGTTTGCCGTCGCTGGCTGATGCCTTGAGCTGGGCGCTGACCGATATGATTGCGCAGGGTAAATTTTTGACGCTGTTCGCCTTATTGTTTGGTGCTGGCTTGCAACTGTTGCTAAAACGCGGCAAACGCTGGGTTCATGCCCGGCTATTCTGGCTCATGCTGTTTGGTTTGCTGCATGGCATTTTTCTTTGGGAAGGCGATATTCTGCTGGATTATGGCCTGACCGGGCTTGTGTGTTATGGCTTGCTGCGTCATGCCGAGAGTACCCGGATGCTGTTGCGTACCGGTATTGCGCTCTACCTGATAGGGCTGGTGATGCTGGTTGTTTTAAGCCTGATTCTCAGCCCGGACGGCGGCCACTTTTGGCAGCCCGATGCCGCCGACGTGATGTATGAAACCTGGTGGCTGACACAAGGAGGGCCAGAAGCCTGGCTTAATCGGGTCTCGCTGTTGAATGAAAGTTTGTTATCCCTCGGGATCCAGTATGGCTGGTTACTCTGTGGCTCAATGCTTATCGGTGCCGCGCTGATGCGTAGCGGCTGGCTGCGTGGGCAGTTTAGTGCACCCCACTATCGGTTTGTTGCGTGGGCGCTCCTTGTGCCAGCTTTATTGATCAACGGGACAGGCGTCATTTCACAATGGCTGTTGCAGTGGGATTACCGCTGGTGTGGCCTGTTGTTGCAAATTCCACGAGAGGTCGGTGCGCCTCTCCAGGCGATGGCGTATCTGGCTTTGTGTTACGGCTACTGGTCAACGCTGGTGAACTGGCGAGCCACCCGCTGGATAGCCAATGTCGGGCGTATGGCGTTAAGCAGCTATTTGCTGCAAACGGTGATTTGTACCACGGTATTTAATCGGCTGGGATGGTTTATGCATCTGGATCGCTGGCAGTTACTCGCCATGGTGCCGTTGGTGTGGGTTTGCAACATGCTGGTGGCGGGAATATGGTTGCGCTATTTCCGACAAGGGCCGCTGGAGTGGCTGTGGCATTGGCTGACATCCTGCATCGCCGGCCCGCTGATGCCACCACCGTCACCGCGTTAA